One segment of Sphingomonas morindae DNA contains the following:
- a CDS encoding UxaA family hydrolase, whose protein sequence is MNTGDRLILLHEDDNVYVVVRPVESGDPLIVGGATIPAREGITVGHKVARRPLAAGERVIKYGAPIGSMTQDCAAGEWVHMHNMKSDYIAAHLRDAAGDAS, encoded by the coding sequence GTGAATACCGGTGACCGACTGATCCTGCTGCACGAGGACGACAATGTCTATGTGGTCGTGCGGCCCGTCGAGAGCGGCGATCCGCTGATCGTGGGCGGCGCCACCATTCCCGCGCGCGAGGGCATCACCGTGGGCCACAAGGTGGCGCGGCGCCCGCTCGCGGCGGGCGAGCGGGTGATCAAATATGGCGCGCCGATCGGATCGATGACGCAGGACTGCGCCGCTGGCGAATGGGTCCATATGCACAATATGAAAAGCGACTATATCGCCGCTCATCTGCGCGACGCCGCCGGGGACGCGTCATGA
- a CDS encoding UxaA family hydrolase — translation MISGYLRADGRKGIRNVVAVAYLVECAHHVARRIVDAADHPDVHLIGFPGCYPNAYAGRVMEAVATHPNVGGVLLVSLGCESFNRERLREAIAASGRPVELLVIQEAGGTAATIAAGRAAVARLQAAADAAPRAPMAVDELVVATICGGSDGTSGITANPAVGRAFDRLVAEGATCIFEETGELVGCETIMADRAITPALGAEIEATVAKAERYYTIMGFGSFAPGNAEGGLTTQEEKSMGAYSKSGASPISGILKPGDRAPSGGLYLLDVVPDGEPRFGFPNISDNAEIVELIACGAHLTLFTTGRGSVVGSAIAPVIKICANPETARRLAADMDINAGRILEGEASLDDLGHEIHARVLAVAAGERTVSEALGHREFILTYKAFEPIGPACLPRRAGAMA, via the coding sequence ATGATCTCGGGCTATCTCCGCGCCGATGGCCGCAAGGGCATCCGCAATGTCGTCGCCGTCGCCTATCTGGTCGAGTGCGCGCATCATGTGGCGCGGCGGATCGTCGATGCGGCGGACCATCCCGATGTCCATCTCATCGGTTTTCCGGGCTGCTACCCCAATGCCTATGCCGGGCGCGTGATGGAGGCCGTGGCCACCCATCCCAATGTCGGCGGGGTGCTGCTCGTCTCGCTCGGCTGCGAGAGCTTCAACCGCGAGCGGCTGCGCGAGGCGATCGCCGCGAGCGGGCGGCCGGTCGAGCTGCTGGTGATCCAGGAGGCGGGCGGCACCGCCGCCACCATCGCCGCCGGCCGCGCCGCCGTCGCCCGGCTCCAGGCCGCCGCCGACGCCGCGCCGCGCGCGCCGATGGCGGTGGACGAGCTGGTCGTGGCGACGATCTGCGGCGGCTCGGACGGCACCAGCGGCATCACCGCCAATCCCGCGGTGGGGCGGGCCTTCGATCGCCTGGTGGCGGAGGGCGCAACCTGCATCTTCGAGGAGACGGGCGAGCTGGTCGGGTGCGAGACGATCATGGCCGATCGCGCGATCACGCCCGCGCTCGGCGCCGAGATCGAGGCCACGGTCGCCAAGGCCGAGCGCTATTACACCATCATGGGCTTTGGCAGCTTCGCGCCCGGCAATGCCGAGGGCGGGCTCACCACCCAGGAAGAAAAATCGATGGGCGCCTATTCCAAGTCGGGCGCCTCGCCGATCAGCGGCATCCTCAAGCCCGGCGACCGCGCGCCGAGCGGCGGCCTCTATCTGCTGGACGTGGTGCCCGATGGCGAGCCGCGCTTCGGCTTCCCGAACATCTCGGACAATGCCGAGATCGTGGAGCTGATCGCCTGCGGCGCGCATCTCACGCTGTTCACGACCGGGCGGGGTTCGGTGGTGGGCTCCGCGATCGCGCCCGTCATCAAGATCTGCGCCAATCCCGAAACGGCGCGCCGGCTGGCCGCCGACATGGACATCAACGCGGGCCGCATCCTGGAAGGCGAGGCCAGCCTGGACGATCTCGGCCACGAGATTCATGCCCGCGTGCTCGCCGTCGCCGCCGGCGAACGGACCGTTTCGGAAGCCTTGGGCCATCGCGAGTTCATCCTCACCTACAAGGCGTTCGAGCCGATCGGCCCGGCCTGTCTGCCGCGCCGCGCGGGAGCCATGGCATGA
- a CDS encoding SDR family oxidoreductase, which yields MSGRLAGKTALITAAGQGIGRAAALRFAAEGARVIATDVDPALLEGLDGCEQARLDVTDAEAIAAIAERLGAVDVLFNVAGYVHAGTILDCDERAWAFSLDLNMTAMYRMIRALLPAMLARGGGSIVNVSSIASSVKGIPNRFAYGATKAGVIGLTKAVAADFVGQGVRCNAICPGTVDSPSLQQRLHDTGDYAAARAQFIARQPMGRLGTPDEIAALGLYLASDESGFTTGAVHVVDGGWVN from the coding sequence ATGAGCGGGCGGCTCGCCGGCAAGACCGCGCTGATCACGGCGGCGGGGCAGGGCATCGGCCGCGCCGCCGCGCTGCGCTTCGCGGCGGAAGGCGCGCGCGTGATCGCCACCGATGTCGATCCCGCGCTGCTGGAGGGGCTGGACGGCTGCGAGCAGGCCCGGCTCGATGTCACCGATGCCGAGGCCATCGCGGCGATCGCCGAGCGGCTCGGCGCGGTCGACGTGCTGTTCAACGTCGCCGGCTATGTCCATGCCGGCACCATCCTCGACTGCGACGAGCGCGCCTGGGCCTTTTCGCTCGATCTCAACATGACCGCCATGTACCGCATGATCCGCGCCTTGCTGCCGGCCATGCTGGCGCGGGGCGGTGGCTCGATCGTCAACGTCTCGTCGATCGCAAGCTCGGTCAAGGGCATCCCCAACCGCTTCGCCTATGGCGCCACCAAGGCGGGGGTGATCGGGCTGACCAAGGCGGTGGCAGCCGATTTCGTGGGCCAGGGCGTGCGCTGCAACGCGATCTGCCCCGGCACCGTCGACTCGCCCTCGCTCCAGCAGCGGCTGCACGACACCGGCGATTATGCGGCGGCGCGCGCCCAGTTCATCGCGCGCCAGCCCATGGGCCGGCTCGGCACGCCCGACGAGATCGCCGCGCTCGGCCTCTATCTCGCGTCCGACGAGAGCGGCTTCACCACCGGCGCGGTGCATGTCGTCGATGGCGGCTGGGTGAATTGA
- a CDS encoding aldo/keto reductase yields the protein MSGLGPALPRLGMGTAAIGNLYRPIGDAEAEATVAAALEAGIGYFDTAPHYGFGLAEARLGRALAGRGDVLVSTKVGRRLVPTSDPATTRHGFAEALPYEPVFDYTADGVRRSFEDSLGRLRRDRVDLLLAHDLGALTHGADHAARLREFLDGGYPAMRALRDAGLTRAIGIGVNEIAICLELIDRVELDVILLAGRYSLLDRAAAETLLPRCAARGIRVIIGGPYNSGILARPLAEADQLFFDYAPAPAPLIARARALEALCRGCGVALPAAALQFPLTHPAVACVIPGLAGAAEVAETIARMAAPIPPHLWSALQEEPA from the coding sequence ATGAGCGGCCTCGGTCCCGCGCTGCCGCGGCTGGGCATGGGCACCGCCGCGATCGGCAATCTCTACCGCCCGATCGGCGATGCCGAGGCGGAGGCGACGGTGGCGGCGGCGCTCGAGGCCGGCATCGGCTATTTCGACACGGCGCCGCATTACGGCTTCGGCCTGGCCGAGGCGCGGCTCGGCCGCGCGCTGGCCGGGCGCGGCGATGTCCTCGTCTCCACCAAGGTCGGACGGCGGCTGGTGCCGACCAGCGACCCCGCCACCACCCGGCACGGCTTTGCCGAGGCGCTGCCCTATGAGCCGGTGTTCGATTACACGGCCGATGGCGTGCGCCGCTCCTTCGAGGACAGCCTCGGCCGGCTGCGGCGCGATCGGGTCGATCTGCTGCTCGCGCACGATCTCGGCGCGCTCACCCATGGCGCGGACCATGCGGCGCGGCTGCGGGAGTTTCTGGATGGCGGCTATCCCGCGATGCGCGCGCTGCGCGACGCCGGGCTGACCCGGGCGATCGGCATCGGCGTCAACGAAATCGCCATCTGCCTCGAACTGATCGACCGGGTCGAGCTGGATGTGATCCTGCTCGCCGGGCGCTACAGCCTGCTCGATCGCGCCGCCGCCGAAACGCTGCTGCCGCGCTGCGCCGCGCGTGGCATCCGCGTCATCATCGGCGGGCCATATAATAGCGGCATCCTCGCCCGCCCGCTCGCCGAGGCGGACCAGCTCTTCTTCGATTATGCGCCGGCGCCGGCGCCGCTGATCGCGCGGGCGCGCGCGCTCGAGGCGCTGTGCCGGGGCTGCGGCGTGGCGCTGCCCGCGGCGGCGCTGCAATTCCCGCTCACCCATCCGGCCGTCGCCTGCGTGATCCCCGGTCTCGCCGGCGCCGCCGAGGTGGCCGAGACGATCGCCCGCATGGCGGCGCCGATCCCGCCCCATTTGTGGTCCGCGCTGCAAGAGGAGCCCGCGTGA